A region of Flocculibacter collagenilyticus DNA encodes the following proteins:
- the fdx gene encoding ISC system 2Fe-2S type ferredoxin, whose translation MPQIIFLPHEELCPDGAALEAEQGETVLDVALKNGIGIEHACEKSCACTTCHIVVREGFDSLDESDELEDDMLDKAWGLEPESRLGCQAIIKDEDLVVEIPKYTVNQVSENH comes from the coding sequence ATGCCACAAATTATATTTTTACCTCATGAAGAGCTTTGTCCAGACGGTGCCGCATTGGAAGCTGAACAAGGCGAAACGGTTCTGGATGTTGCATTAAAAAACGGCATAGGCATTGAGCATGCGTGCGAAAAGTCGTGTGCATGTACAACTTGTCACATTGTTGTGCGTGAAGGGTTCGACTCGCTGGATGAAAGCGACGAGCTAGAAGACGACATGCTAGATAAAGCATGGGGATTAGAGCCTGAATCGCGCTTGGGATGTCAGGCAATTATTAAAGACGAAGATTTAGTCGTAGAGATCCCAAAGTACACCGTTAATCAGGTGTCTGAAAATCATTAA
- a CDS encoding IscS subfamily cysteine desulfurase, with protein MKLPIYLDYAATTPVDPRVAEKMMQALTMDGNFGNPASRSHRFGWQAEEAVDIARHQIADLINADPREIVFTSGATESNNLAIKGAANFYNKRGKHVITVKTEHKAVLDTCRELERQGFEVTYMEVEANGLLDLKKLEAAMREDTVLVSVMHVNNEIGVVQDIATIGEMCRERKIIFHVDAAQSAGKVAIDLQQLKVDLMSFSAHKIYGPKGVGALYVRRKPRIRLEAQTHGGGHERGMRSGTLATHQITGMGEAFRIAKEEMEQESARIRELREQLWAGLQDIEETYINGDLEHHVPGILNVSFNFVEGESLIMALKDLAVSSGSACTSASLEPSYVLRALGLNDELAHSSIRFSIGRYTTKEDIEFTIDLVHKAIGKLRDMSPLWEMFKDGVNLESVEWVAH; from the coding sequence ATGAAGTTACCGATTTATTTAGATTATGCCGCAACCACTCCTGTAGATCCCCGTGTTGCAGAAAAAATGATGCAAGCTCTTACAATGGATGGCAATTTTGGTAATCCTGCATCTCGCTCTCACCGTTTTGGCTGGCAGGCAGAAGAAGCGGTTGATATTGCGCGTCATCAAATTGCAGATCTAATTAATGCTGATCCAAGAGAAATTGTATTTACCTCTGGTGCTACAGAGTCTAACAACTTAGCTATCAAAGGTGCAGCAAACTTTTATAATAAACGTGGTAAGCACGTTATTACCGTTAAAACTGAACATAAAGCAGTGCTTGATACGTGTCGTGAATTAGAGCGACAAGGCTTTGAAGTAACTTATATGGAAGTTGAAGCGAACGGTTTACTTGATCTTAAAAAGCTAGAAGCTGCCATGCGCGAAGACACAGTACTGGTTAGTGTAATGCACGTTAATAACGAAATTGGTGTAGTGCAAGATATCGCAACAATCGGTGAAATGTGTCGCGAACGTAAAATTATTTTCCATGTAGATGCTGCACAAAGTGCAGGTAAAGTAGCCATTGATCTACAGCAGTTAAAAGTCGATTTAATGTCATTTTCTGCTCATAAAATTTATGGTCCTAAAGGTGTTGGTGCGCTTTACGTTCGTCGTAAGCCTCGTATTCGTTTAGAAGCACAAACGCATGGTGGTGGGCATGAGCGTGGCATGCGTTCAGGTACCTTAGCTACTCACCAAATCACTGGCATGGGTGAAGCTTTCCGTATTGCAAAAGAAGAAATGGAACAAGAATCTGCACGCATTCGTGAGTTACGTGAACAGTTGTGGGCAGGGTTACAAGATATTGAAGAAACATACATTAACGGCGATTTAGAGCATCATGTGCCGGGTATTTTAAATGTAAGCTTCAACTTTGTTGAAGGTGAGTCATTAATCATGGCGCTTAAAGATTTAGCTGTATCGTCTGGTTCAGCATGTACTTCAGCAAGCCTAGAGCCTTCATACGTACTACGTGCATTAGGTTTAAATGACGAATTAGCACACAGCTCTATTCGTTTTAGCATTGGTCGTTATACCACTAAAGAAGATATCGAATTTACTATCGACTTAGTTCACAAAGCGATTGGTAAACTACGCGACATGTCACCATTATGGGAAATGTTTAAAGATGGTGTTAATTTAGAAAGCGTAGAGTGGGTTGCGCACTAA
- a CDS encoding RidA family protein gives MSDHPQRFDSNKAPAPVGLYPHARRVGDLLFLSGVGPRQKGSKAIPGVTLDDNGNIADYDIEAQCRSVFNNVRYILEESDSSWEQLVDVTVFLTNMKDDFATYNKLYAEYFADNQPCRTTVEINCLPTPIAIELKCIATINSDAKPSAHKPSSL, from the coding sequence ATGAGCGACCACCCGCAACGATTCGACTCAAATAAAGCCCCAGCACCAGTTGGACTATACCCGCATGCCAGACGTGTCGGTGATTTGTTATTTTTATCAGGCGTTGGCCCCAGACAAAAAGGCAGCAAAGCAATCCCAGGCGTAACCCTAGACGATAACGGCAATATTGCAGATTATGACATTGAAGCGCAATGTCGCAGTGTATTTAACAATGTGCGTTATATTCTAGAAGAGTCAGACTCTAGTTGGGAACAGTTGGTAGACGTTACCGTATTTCTAACCAACATGAAGGATGATTTTGCCACTTATAATAAACTGTATGCCGAATACTTTGCTGATAATCAACCTTGTAGAACAACCGTTGAAATTAACTGCTTACCCACCCCCATTGCTATCGAATTAAAGTGTATTGCAACTATTAATTCAGATGCTAAACCTAGTGCTCACAAGCCATCTTCATTATAA
- the cysE gene encoding serine O-acetyltransferase, which yields MFKRIKEDINSVFNRDPAARTFFEVLTNYPGLHAIWAHRLSHKCWTNNWKLLARFISTIARWITGVEIHPGATIGRRFFIDHGMGVVIGETAEIGNDCTLYHGVTLGGTSWNAGKRHPTLHDGVVIGAGAKVLGPLTVGKNAKVGSNSVVVKDVPSDATVVGIPGRVVMTVTDKKETQKREEIAQKYGFDAYAVSPDNPDPVASTIGRLLDHIHMMDAKLNDMCKVINQMGGNVCDKGLPDIDVDSPDFKEAEEQAANQRKEAFDSFDPKI from the coding sequence GTGTTTAAACGCATAAAAGAAGACATTAATAGCGTTTTTAATCGCGATCCTGCTGCGCGCACTTTTTTTGAAGTGTTAACAAACTATCCCGGATTGCATGCAATTTGGGCGCATCGTCTTAGCCACAAATGTTGGACAAACAACTGGAAACTATTAGCACGATTTATTTCTACCATTGCACGCTGGATAACTGGAGTTGAAATACACCCCGGAGCCACTATTGGTCGTCGATTTTTTATCGACCATGGTATGGGAGTGGTCATAGGTGAAACTGCTGAAATAGGTAACGACTGTACTCTATATCATGGGGTTACATTAGGTGGAACCAGCTGGAACGCTGGTAAACGCCATCCAACACTTCATGATGGTGTGGTAATTGGTGCTGGCGCAAAAGTGTTAGGCCCATTAACGGTAGGCAAAAACGCAAAAGTAGGCTCAAATTCAGTCGTCGTAAAAGACGTGCCGTCAGATGCAACAGTGGTTGGTATTCCGGGAAGGGTTGTGATGACGGTAACCGACAAGAAAGAAACCCAAAAACGCGAAGAAATAGCTCAGAAATACGGTTTTGATGCATACGCCGTATCGCCTGACAATCCCGATCCTGTTGCTAGTACAATTGGTCGTTTGCTTGATCATATTCACATGATGGACGCTAAATTAAATGACATGTGCAAAGTGATCAATCAGATGGGCGGTAACGTATGTGATAAAGGGTTACCCGACATTGATGTGGATAGCCCTGACTTTAAAGAGGCTGAAGAACAAGCTGCGAACCAACGTAAAGAAGCGTTTGACTCGTTTGATCCCAAAATTTAA
- a CDS encoding matrixin family metalloprotease, whose product MKRFAAIITTLLLLSACGGGSNGSEGDTPIVPPAINPPVETQPSDSTYTRTIDDQPDVSQDQHTIHVVYAVPKGNEDLERDKTYELQTSVLAADNWFKAISNGKQLKLDLQENGDLDVTYWALSVTNTELRDGEQHMRDVLEAKIKETNWYNPNKLYAVYFEGSHQNTCGDASTTGGHIIALYLHNATENPAYNCSNNQLSSSVDSNGYVEHVLIHEVVHALGVAHTTDSNKDLMYAGSEPWQPEILDLNNDDYFMHSDTNKVDILFSTFLKPNDGDDLPPNWESNN is encoded by the coding sequence TTGAAAAGGTTTGCAGCAATAATTACCACACTATTGTTATTAAGTGCGTGCGGTGGTGGTTCAAATGGAAGTGAAGGTGATACACCTATTGTGCCTCCGGCGATAAATCCACCAGTTGAAACGCAACCGAGTGACTCTACATATACTCGAACTATCGATGATCAACCAGATGTAAGCCAAGATCAGCATACAATTCATGTAGTTTATGCTGTACCCAAAGGAAATGAAGATTTAGAAAGAGACAAAACGTATGAGTTGCAAACATCAGTGTTAGCTGCTGATAACTGGTTTAAGGCAATTTCAAACGGCAAACAGCTGAAATTAGATTTACAGGAGAACGGTGATCTTGATGTAACGTATTGGGCACTAAGTGTAACAAATACAGAGTTACGCGATGGTGAACAACACATGAGAGATGTACTAGAAGCAAAAATAAAAGAAACAAATTGGTACAACCCGAATAAGCTGTATGCGGTATATTTTGAAGGTTCACATCAGAATACTTGTGGCGATGCATCAACTACTGGCGGGCATATTATTGCCTTATACCTTCACAACGCCACTGAAAACCCTGCCTACAATTGTTCCAATAATCAACTGTCCAGTAGTGTTGACTCGAATGGTTATGTTGAACACGTTTTAATACATGAAGTGGTGCATGCTTTAGGCGTCGCTCATACCACCGATAGTAACAAAGATTTGATGTACGCAGGTTCTGAGCCATGGCAGCCAGAAATACTCGATTTGAACAATGATGACTATTTTATGCATAGTGACACTAATAAAGTTGATATCTTATTTAGTACTTTTTTAAAGCCTAATGATGGGGATGATCTTCCACCAAATTGGGAAAGTAATAATTAA
- the trmJ gene encoding tRNA (cytosine(32)/uridine(32)-2'-O)-methyltransferase TrmJ produces MLDQVRIVLVNTSHTGNIGSAARAMKTMGLSKLYLVDPVSAPDGKASALAAGATDVLANAVTVNTLEEAIADCGLVVGTSARSRTLSWPMVEPRECGKKLVAEGEKYPVALVFGRENNGLTNEELQQCHYHVCVPANPEYSSLNLAMAVQLLSYETRMAWLDKENGHYQEVEEEYPRSADLERFYGHLQETLLETGFIVKQHPGQVMTKLRRLFNRARPEEQELNILRGILASVQKLTNKG; encoded by the coding sequence GTGTTAGATCAAGTCAGAATTGTGTTAGTTAATACGTCCCATACGGGTAATATCGGCTCTGCAGCTCGTGCCATGAAAACAATGGGCTTGTCTAAGTTATATTTAGTTGACCCTGTTTCAGCTCCTGACGGTAAAGCATCAGCACTTGCTGCTGGGGCAACCGATGTACTTGCTAATGCAGTTACCGTTAATACGCTAGAGGAAGCCATTGCAGACTGTGGTTTAGTAGTGGGTACTTCTGCGCGCTCAAGAACCTTATCTTGGCCTATGGTTGAACCGCGTGAATGTGGCAAAAAACTTGTCGCTGAAGGTGAGAAATATCCCGTTGCCTTAGTCTTCGGAAGAGAGAATAACGGTTTAACGAATGAAGAGTTGCAACAGTGCCATTACCACGTTTGTGTGCCTGCAAACCCAGAGTATTCGTCATTAAACCTAGCGATGGCCGTTCAGTTACTTAGTTATGAAACGCGTATGGCGTGGCTAGATAAAGAAAATGGCCACTATCAAGAAGTAGAAGAAGAGTACCCAAGATCGGCTGATTTAGAGCGATTCTATGGTCATCTACAAGAGACATTATTGGAAACAGGGTTTATTGTTAAGCAGCATCCTGGACAGGTAATGACAAAATTACGCCGCTTATTTAATCGTGCGCGTCCAGAAGAGCAAGAATTAAATATCTTACGAGGTATTCTTGCTTCAGTTCAAAAACTAACAAATAAAGGTTAA
- the iscR gene encoding Fe-S cluster assembly transcriptional regulator IscR, translating into MKLTSKGRYAVTAMLDVALHSEENPVPLADISERQGISLSYLEQLFAKLRRSGLVSSVRGPGGGYHLGRDAQGISIGQVIHAVDESIDATRCQGKGDCQNGERCLTHTLWSDLSVRIEEFLNGISLAELVTRKDITTVSQRQDKHGIDKLFDANTLNVNCQL; encoded by the coding sequence ATGAAATTAACTTCAAAAGGTAGGTACGCGGTTACAGCAATGCTTGATGTCGCCTTGCATTCTGAAGAGAACCCAGTGCCTTTGGCTGATATATCAGAAAGACAAGGAATATCACTGTCTTATTTAGAGCAATTATTTGCCAAGCTGCGCAGAAGCGGCTTAGTTTCTAGTGTTAGAGGGCCCGGTGGTGGTTACCATTTAGGTCGTGACGCTCAAGGTATTTCAATAGGCCAAGTTATTCACGCTGTTGACGAGTCAATCGACGCCACTCGATGCCAAGGCAAAGGCGATTGCCAAAATGGTGAACGCTGTCTAACCCATACATTATGGTCTGACTTAAGCGTCAGAATTGAAGAGTTTTTAAATGGGATCAGTTTAGCAGAACTGGTTACCAGAAAAGATATTACAACAGTTTCACAACGCCAAGATAAGCATGGTATTGATAAACTGTTTGATGCAAATACGTTAAACGTTAACTGCCAGTTATAA
- a CDS encoding aldehyde dehydrogenase, whose translation MTKTKIINYIGGELVPPVSNTFFDNIEPATGKPYSLTADSDEQDVANAVVAAESAFNTWQLTSIDERAAVLMRLADLIDQNAEALAQAESVDNGKPVSLAQQVDIPRASSNIRFFAHAITQYASESHTMANEAINYTLRDPIGIVACISPWNLPLYLFTWKIAPALAAGNCVIAKPSEITPMTAFLLSSLCQQAGLPPGVLNILHGYGHKVGEAIITHPKIKAISFTGGTKTGAHIASLAAPKFKKLSLELGGKNPAVIFADICNDEPDLDTFDDVVTQVARASFANQGQICLCSSRIYIERPIYEKFKRALIAKVSQLNVGDPKDVNTQQGAIVSQQHLNKILSYIQLAKEEGGTILLGGEQRYIEGRCNEGYFIEPTLIEGLPLNCRTNQEEIFGPVATLQPFDNTEEALALANGTEYGLAATVWSNNIKRCHSFAQQLDFGIVWVNTWLMRDLRTPFGGMKQSGVGREGGVEALRFFTEAKNVCIKY comes from the coding sequence ATGACTAAAACAAAAATAATTAACTACATTGGTGGTGAACTAGTACCGCCTGTATCAAATACCTTTTTTGATAATATTGAGCCCGCTACTGGCAAACCTTACTCGCTAACTGCTGATTCAGATGAGCAAGATGTTGCTAATGCTGTGGTAGCAGCGGAATCAGCCTTTAACACGTGGCAGTTAACAAGTATTGATGAGCGTGCAGCAGTGTTAATGCGTTTAGCCGACCTTATTGACCAAAACGCTGAAGCCCTTGCACAAGCTGAGTCGGTAGATAACGGCAAACCTGTAAGCCTTGCTCAGCAAGTAGATATACCGCGTGCATCTTCCAATATTCGTTTTTTTGCCCACGCCATTACGCAATACGCCAGTGAGTCTCATACCATGGCTAATGAGGCGATTAACTACACTTTACGCGACCCCATTGGTATTGTTGCTTGTATTTCACCATGGAATTTACCACTTTATTTGTTCACTTGGAAAATAGCACCAGCACTAGCAGCGGGTAATTGCGTAATTGCTAAACCGAGTGAAATAACGCCCATGACAGCATTTTTGCTTTCATCATTGTGCCAACAGGCAGGGCTACCACCGGGTGTGCTAAATATACTGCATGGCTACGGCCATAAAGTTGGTGAAGCAATCATTACCCATCCAAAAATAAAAGCAATTAGTTTTACTGGCGGAACAAAAACTGGAGCACACATTGCGAGCTTAGCTGCACCTAAGTTCAAAAAGCTATCATTAGAGCTTGGTGGCAAAAACCCTGCCGTTATCTTTGCTGATATATGTAACGATGAGCCCGATTTAGATACATTTGATGACGTTGTAACTCAAGTGGCAAGAGCGAGCTTTGCTAATCAGGGACAAATTTGTTTATGTAGTTCACGTATTTATATTGAGCGTCCAATTTATGAAAAGTTTAAGCGGGCATTAATAGCTAAAGTAAGTCAGCTCAATGTTGGCGATCCAAAAGACGTAAACACTCAGCAAGGTGCTATCGTGTCGCAGCAACACTTGAATAAAATTCTTTCATATATTCAATTGGCTAAGGAAGAAGGCGGAACGATTCTGCTGGGTGGGGAACAGCGTTACATTGAAGGTCGTTGCAACGAAGGCTATTTTATTGAGCCAACATTAATTGAAGGGTTACCGCTTAATTGCAGAACAAACCAAGAAGAAATTTTTGGCCCAGTTGCAACCCTGCAACCGTTTGACAATACCGAAGAAGCGCTTGCACTGGCAAATGGAACAGAATACGGCTTAGCGGCCACCGTATGGAGTAATAATATTAAGCGCTGCCATTCGTTTGCTCAGCAGCTAGACTTTGGCATTGTATGGGTAAATACATGGTTGATGCGTGATTTACGCACCCCGTTTGGTGGAATGAAACAATCAGGTGTGGGACGCGAAGGCGGTGTTGAGGCATTAAGGTTCTTTACAGAAGCGAAAAACGTTTGTATAAAGTACTAA
- the hscB gene encoding co-chaperone HscB produces MNYFDLFNLPFDYNIDVAELSSKYRDLQRAVHPDKFANAPERDRLYAVQKTAEINDAFQTLKHPLKRAEYMLAEKGVDIRGEQQTIQDPEFLMEQMELREHLEDIPHSDDPEDAIFDFDNEIKTTIRHYTDELKPLLTATCELKLADAANWVRKLKFMYKLRDELTRLEDKLLDD; encoded by the coding sequence TTGAATTACTTCGACCTATTTAACCTTCCTTTTGACTACAATATTGATGTAGCCGAACTTTCTTCAAAATATCGCGATTTACAACGTGCGGTACACCCAGATAAATTTGCCAACGCCCCAGAACGCGACCGTTTATACGCTGTACAAAAAACAGCAGAAATCAATGATGCATTTCAAACACTTAAGCACCCCTTAAAGCGAGCAGAGTATATGCTTGCAGAAAAAGGGGTAGACATTCGTGGCGAACAACAAACCATTCAAGATCCTGAGTTTTTGATGGAGCAAATGGAACTGCGTGAGCACCTCGAAGATATTCCTCATAGTGACGATCCTGAAGATGCCATTTTTGATTTTGACAATGAAATAAAAACCACTATTCGTCACTATACCGACGAGCTTAAACCATTGCTAACAGCAACGTGTGAGCTAAAACTTGCAGACGCTGCGAACTGGGTAAGAAAACTTAAATTTATGTATAAACTACGGGACGAACTAACGCGCTTAGAAGATAAGTTGCTAGATGATTAG
- the hscA gene encoding Fe-S protein assembly chaperone HscA translates to MALLQIAEPGQTAAPHQRKLAVGIDLGTTNSLVATVRSGQADTIKDENGQDMLPSVVHYTETDVVVGHEAKQIAAKDPKNTIVSAKRFMGRSLNDIKATYGQLPYDFVANEHSVSINTVAGEVNPVQVSADILKTLAQRAELSLAAENGLDGVVITVPAYFDDAQRQDTKDAAKLANLNVLRLLNEPTAAAIAYGLDNAQEGVIAVYDLGGGTFDISILRLNKGVFEVLATGGDSALGGDDFDHLIASWLQQQANIAQLKATELRYLLDTARTVKEQLSDNGTVSITLESEALQWQGELTREQFEAMAMPLVKKTLKACRRALKDAEIEVDEVMEIVMVGGSTRVPLVQSQVAAFFDKQPLTSIDPDKVVALGAATQADILVGNKPDSDMLLLDVTPLSLGLETMGGLVEKVIPRNTTIPVAKAQEFTTFKDGQTAMAIHVLQGERELVQDCRSLARFVLNDIPPMAAGAAHIRVTFQVDADGLLSVKAMEKSSGVEASVQVKPSYGLNDEQIATMLKASMANAKEDISARMLREQQVEADRVIEALHSALLKDGKQLLTEDEFKVIQAAIVELAQLRQSEDKAAIEKQIEQVDKLSQAFAARRMDNSIKAALTGHSVDDI, encoded by the coding sequence ATGGCATTATTACAAATTGCAGAACCAGGACAAACCGCAGCACCGCATCAGCGTAAGCTTGCAGTAGGAATCGATCTCGGTACAACTAACTCGCTAGTCGCGACAGTTCGCAGTGGTCAAGCAGATACGATTAAAGACGAAAATGGGCAGGACATGCTGCCATCAGTAGTTCATTATACAGAAACTGATGTGGTAGTAGGGCATGAAGCGAAACAGATAGCGGCTAAAGATCCTAAAAATACGATTGTTTCGGCAAAGCGCTTTATGGGCCGTTCACTGAATGATATTAAAGCAACTTACGGACAGTTACCTTACGACTTTGTTGCGAATGAACATAGCGTTTCAATTAATACAGTTGCGGGTGAAGTTAACCCTGTTCAAGTATCAGCAGATATTTTAAAAACCTTAGCGCAGCGCGCTGAACTGAGTTTGGCTGCTGAAAATGGGCTAGACGGTGTGGTGATTACTGTTCCTGCATATTTTGATGATGCACAACGTCAAGACACCAAAGACGCTGCAAAATTAGCTAATTTAAACGTGTTACGCTTGTTAAATGAACCTACCGCTGCTGCGATTGCATACGGTTTAGATAATGCACAAGAAGGTGTTATTGCGGTTTACGATCTTGGCGGTGGTACATTCGATATTTCTATTTTACGTCTGAATAAAGGCGTATTTGAAGTGCTAGCTACTGGCGGTGATTCAGCACTTGGCGGTGATGATTTTGATCATTTAATTGCAAGCTGGTTACAACAACAGGCAAATATTGCGCAATTAAAAGCAACAGAGCTTCGTTATTTATTAGATACGGCGCGTACTGTAAAAGAGCAGTTATCAGATAACGGCACTGTTTCAATTACTCTCGAGTCAGAAGCACTACAATGGCAAGGTGAATTAACACGGGAACAGTTTGAAGCGATGGCGATGCCATTGGTTAAAAAAACGCTAAAAGCCTGTCGTCGTGCGTTGAAAGATGCTGAAATTGAAGTTGATGAAGTGATGGAAATAGTTATGGTGGGTGGTTCAACACGAGTTCCACTTGTGCAAAGTCAAGTAGCGGCATTTTTTGATAAACAACCATTAACGTCAATCGATCCTGACAAAGTTGTTGCGTTAGGTGCTGCAACACAAGCTGACATTCTAGTAGGTAACAAGCCTGATAGTGACATGTTGTTATTAGATGTGACGCCGTTGTCATTAGGGTTAGAAACCATGGGGGGGCTGGTTGAAAAAGTCATTCCGCGCAACACCACAATTCCAGTAGCTAAAGCACAAGAGTTTACCACATTTAAAGATGGCCAAACTGCAATGGCTATTCATGTGTTGCAAGGAGAGCGTGAACTAGTTCAAGATTGCCGCTCACTCGCTCGGTTTGTATTAAATGATATCCCGCCAATGGCAGCGGGTGCTGCTCACATCCGTGTGACTTTCCAAGTAGATGCTGACGGCTTATTAAGTGTTAAAGCAATGGAAAAGTCATCAGGTGTTGAGGCCTCGGTTCAAGTTAAGCCATCTTACGGTTTAAATGACGAACAAATTGCAACAATGTTAAAAGCGTCAATGGCAAATGCCAAAGAAGATATTTCAGCGCGTATGCTTCGTGAACAACAAGTAGAAGCAGATAGAGTGATTGAAGCATTACATTCTGCGTTACTAAAAGACGGTAAGCAGTTATTAACTGAAGATGAGTTTAAGGTTATTCAAGCCGCAATTGTAGAGCTTGCTCAACTCCGTCAAAGTGAAGATAAGGCAGCAATCGAAAAACAAATTGAGCAAGTAGATAAATTAAGTCAAGCATTTGCAGCACGTAGAATGGATAATTCAATTAAAGCTGCCTTAACCGGCCACAGTGTAGATGATATTTAG
- the iscU gene encoding Fe-S cluster assembly scaffold IscU — MAYSEKVIDHYENPRNVGSFEKSDKNVATGMVGAPACGDVMKLQLKINEDGVIEDAKFKTYGCGSAIASSSLVTEWVKGKTIEQATEISNTEIAEELALPPVKIHCSILAEDAIKAAVEDYKKKQAG; from the coding sequence ATGGCATATAGCGAAAAAGTAATTGATCACTATGAGAACCCACGTAACGTAGGTTCTTTCGAGAAAAGTGATAAGAATGTTGCGACAGGTATGGTAGGTGCACCGGCTTGTGGTGACGTGATGAAGCTTCAATTAAAAATTAATGAAGATGGCGTAATTGAAGACGCAAAATTTAAAACATACGGTTGCGGTAGTGCGATTGCATCCTCATCACTGGTAACAGAATGGGTTAAAGGCAAAACCATTGAACAAGCAACTGAAATTAGTAATACCGAAATTGCAGAAGAGCTAGCATTACCGCCAGTGAAAATTCACTGCTCAATTTTAGCTGAAGATGCAATTAAGGCAGCAGTAGAAGACTATAAGAAGAAGCAAGCTGGATAA
- a CDS encoding SDR family oxidoreductase → MNLNLTNKNALVCGSSQGIGKAIAKELASLGANVTLFARNEASLNDVKAELDTSKGQKHLCLVADFSDTDAVKKAIEQQLSQISTYHILVNNTGGPAPGPANQAEPSAFINAFNQHLINNHHLVQALLPGMKSAMYGRIINVISTSVKQPLPNLGVSNTVRGAVASWAKTLANELGAFGITVNNVLPGATNTARLDAIIQNKANKQNKPIEQVIEEEKSLIPLRRFGEPEEFANAVAFLASPSAGYITGTNLPVDGGRTACL, encoded by the coding sequence ATGAACTTAAACTTAACAAATAAAAATGCATTGGTATGTGGTAGTAGCCAAGGCATTGGTAAAGCAATCGCTAAAGAGTTGGCTTCACTGGGCGCTAATGTCACGCTATTTGCCCGTAACGAAGCGAGTTTAAATGATGTAAAAGCTGAACTTGATACGAGTAAAGGCCAAAAACATCTATGTTTAGTTGCTGATTTTAGTGATACGGACGCAGTGAAAAAAGCGATTGAGCAGCAACTTTCACAAATTTCTACTTATCATATTCTCGTAAACAATACGGGAGGCCCCGCACCTGGCCCAGCAAATCAAGCCGAACCTAGCGCGTTTATCAATGCGTTTAATCAGCATTTAATTAATAATCATCATTTAGTGCAGGCATTACTGCCCGGAATGAAAAGTGCAATGTATGGCCGCATCATCAATGTTATTTCTACATCGGTTAAGCAGCCACTCCCTAATTTAGGTGTTTCAAATACCGTACGTGGTGCTGTGGCAAGCTGGGCCAAAACCCTTGCTAATGAGCTAGGCGCTTTTGGCATCACAGTCAACAATGTATTGCCCGGTGCAACGAACACTGCGCGATTAGATGCAATTATTCAAAATAAAGCGAACAAGCAAAACAAACCTATCGAACAGGTAATTGAAGAAGAAAAGTCATTAATTCCACTACGCCGTTTTGGCGAGCCTGAAGAGTTTGCTAACGCCGTGGCGTTTTTAGCATCACCAAGTGCAGGCTACATTACTGGTACAAACTTACCAGTAGATGGCGGTCGCACAGCCTGTTTATAG
- the iscA gene encoding iron-sulfur cluster assembly protein IscA: MAISMTPAAAERVKSFIENRGKGIGLRVGIKTTGCSGLAYVLEFVDALNEDDETFTDQGVTLIVDQKSLVYIDGTELDFVKEGLNEGFQFNNPNIAGECGCGESFTV, from the coding sequence ATGGCGATTTCGATGACACCTGCAGCTGCAGAACGAGTAAAGTCTTTTATTGAAAACCGTGGAAAAGGCATTGGTTTGCGTGTAGGCATAAAAACCACTGGCTGTTCTGGTTTAGCATACGTCTTAGAGTTTGTGGACGCGCTGAATGAAGATGATGAAACGTTTACTGATCAAGGTGTTACTTTAATAGTAGATCAAAAAAGCTTGGTTTATATTGATGGAACAGAATTAGACTTCGTTAAAGAAGGGCTTAATGAAGGCTTCCAGTTTAATAACCCAAATATTGCAGGTGAGTGTGGTTGTGGTGAAAGCTTCACCGTGTAG